A genomic window from Punica granatum isolate Tunisia-2019 chromosome 2, ASM765513v2, whole genome shotgun sequence includes:
- the LOC116195314 gene encoding uncharacterized protein LOC116195314, translated as MEQKNVLLSALSVGVGVGVGLGLASGQKVGRWMSGNSSDEITSQQIEQELLKQIIDGKQTNIKFDEFPYYLSQQTWALLTSAAFVHLKHADLSKHTRNLSAASRTILLSGPAELYQQMLAKALAHYFGSKLLILDISEFSLKMQNKYGCPTKEPSFKRSISEVTLERMSSLFSSFSVSPSREKRGTLHRQTSSFDVKSRGLEESSNPSKHRRNTSMTSESSICSDFNPMTSASFSKRTSRWCFDEKLFLQSLYKVLVSVSEISSVILYLRDAERLLLQSERLYKLFHRMIHRLSGSVLILGSRKLDEEDDCAEVDERLSSLFPYNIVIKPPEDETHLMSWKAQLEEDMKMLQVQDNRNHIAEVLAANDIVCDDLVSFCHSDTISLSNYIEEIVVSAISYHLMNNKDPEYRNGKLVITSQSLSHGLNIFQEGKGGDKESLKMEQNAESSKATKGEDIFGAKTDLKSDNLTIESKTEAEKSGSAAKKDSENPPPKAPEVPPDNEFEKRIRPEVIPANEIGVTFADIGALDEIKESLQELVMLPLRRPDLFKGGLLKPCRGILLFGPPGTGKTMLAKAIANEAGASFINVSMSTITSKWFGEDEKNVRALFTLAAKVSPTIIFVDEVDSMLGQRTRVGEHEAMRKIKNEFMTHWDGLLTKPGERILVLAATNRPFDLDEAIIRRFERRIMVGLPSVENREMILKTLLSKEKVEDLDYKELATMTEGYSGSDLKNLCVTAAYRPVRELIQQERLKDKERKQRAADEGKSSEDSTEKKEEKEEESKEDKEEAVITLRPLNMEDMRQAKNQVAASFAAEGSVMSELKQWNDLYGEGGSRKKQQLSYFL; from the exons ATGGAGCAGAAGAATGTCCTCTTGTCGGCATTGAGCGTCGGCGTTGGGGTCGGTGTGGGCTTAGGCTTGGCTTCCGGGCAAAAGGTGGGCAGGTGGATGAGTGGGAACTCTTCTGATGAGATCACGTCTCAGCAGATTGAACAGGAGTTGTTGAAACAGATCATTGATGGCAAACAAACCAATATTAAGTTCGACGAGTTCCCCTATTACCTGAG CCAACAAACTTGGGCATTGTTGACGAGTGCGGCATTTGTTCACCTAAAGCATGCCGACTTGTCTAAGCACACTCGGAACCTTTCAGCTGCGAGTAGGACTATACTGCTCTCTGGGCCAGCTg AACTTTACCAACAAATGCTTGCCAAGGCTTTAGCTCACTACTTCGGATCAAAACTGCTGATCTTGGATATCTCCGAGTTTTCACTTAAG ATGCAAAACAAGTACGGGTGTCCCACCAAAGAACCG TCTTTCAAGAGGTCTATCTCGGAGGTGACCTTGGAGCGAATGTCCAGCTTGTTCAGTTCCTTCTCAGTTTCACCTtcaagggagaaaagaggCACATTACATAGGCAAACCAGCAGCTTCGATGTTAAATCAAG GGGTCTGGAAGAATCTAGTAATCCCTCCAAGCATCGTAGGAACACCTCGATGACGTCTGAGAGCAGTATTTGCTCTGACTTCAATCCTATGACTTCAG CATCATTCTCCAAGCGAACTAGTCGATGGTGTTTTGATGAGAAACTGTTTCTACAATCACTTTACAAG GTCTTGGTTTCAGTGTCAGAGATAAGTTCGGTCATTTTGTACCTCAGAGATGCTGAGAGGCTTCTTCTTCAATCAGAAAGGCTATACAAATTGTTCCACAGAATGATTCATAGACTCTCGGGATCTGTATTAATTCTTGGTTCTCGGAAGCTTGATGAGGAGGATGATTGTGCGGAAGTTGATGAGAGGCTCAGCTCTCTGTTTCCTTACAACATCGTGATAAAGCCACCCGAAGATGAGACTCATCTCATGAGCTGGAAGGCTCAGTTGGAAGAGGATATGAAAATGCTCCAGGTCCAAGACAACAGGAACCACATTGCTGAGGTTTTAGCAGCAAATGATATTGTTTGCGATGATTTGGTATCATTCTGTCACTCAGACACGATCTCTCTTAGCAATTACATTGAAGAGATCGTTGTTTCTGCAATCTCTTATCATCTTATGAATAACAAGGATCCGGAATATCGAAATGGAAAGCTTGTCATAACCTCACAAAG CTTGTCCCATGGGCTGAATATCTTCCAGGAAGGGAAAGGCGGGGACAAGGAGAGTTTAAAGATGGAGCAAAATGCTGAATCTTCTAAG GCAACCAAAGGGGAAGATATTTTCGGCGCAAAAACTGATCTCAAGTCTGATAACTTGACAATTGAGAGCAAGACTGAGGCAGAGAAATCGGGCTCTGCTGCGAAGAAAGACTCAGAGAATCCCCCTCCCAAGGCTCCG GAAGTACCTCCAGATAATGAGTTCGAGAAGCGCATAAGGCCCGAGGTCATCCCAGCGAACGAGATCGGAGTCACGTTCGCAGATATTGGTGCTTTAGATGAGATCAAAGAGTCGCTCCAAGAGCTCGTCATGCTCCCGCTCCGAAGGCCCGACCTCTTCAAAGGCGGCCTCCTGAAGCCTTGCAGAGGCATACTTCTCTTTGGCCCCCCTGGCACAGGCAAGACAATGCTCGCAAAGGCAATCGCAAATGAGGCAGGAGCAAGCTTCATAAACGTCTCCATGTCCACCATCACATCAAAGTGGTTTGGGGAAGATGAGAAGAACGTGAGAGCGCTCTTTACGCTTGCAGCTAAAGTTTCACCCACAATAATTTTTGTGGATGAGGTTGATAGCATGCTAGGACAAAGGACAAGGGTTGGGGAGCATGAAGCTATGCGTAAGATCAAGAACGAGTTCATGACGCATTGGGATGGTTTGCTGACAAAGCCAGGGGAGCGCATTCTTGTTCTTGCAGCAACAAACAGGCCGTTTGACCTCGACGAGGCTATTATCAGGCGGTTTGAAAGGAG GATAATGGTCGGTCTCCCATCAGTTGAAAACCGGGAAATGATCTTAAAAACTCTTCTGTCAAAGGAGAAAGTTGAAGATCTGGACTATAAGGAGCTTGCTACCATGACAGAAGGATACAGCGGAAGCGACCTCAAG AATCTGTGCGTGACAGCTGCATATCGTCCTGTTAGGGAGCTAATTCAGCAGGAGAGGTTGAAAGATAAG GAAAGGAAGCAAAGAGCCGCCGATGAAGGGAAGAGCTCAGAGGATTCCACggagaagaaagaggaaaaagaagaagagagtaaAGAGGATAAAGAGGAAGCAGTGATCACGCTGAGGCCCCTGAACATGGAAGATATGAGGCAGGCCAAGAATCAG GTGGCCGCAAGCTTTGCAGCTGAAGGCTCGGTAATGAGTGAGCTGAAGCAGTGGAACGATCTGTACGGGGAAGGAGGATCCAGGAAGAAGCAACAGCTATCTTACTTCCTCTAG
- the LOC116195315 gene encoding F-box protein At5g52880, with protein sequence MASLLERYQKLGIGESLPRIHRYPIACKELSFILRGAYKKFPKNVQSLIFQDTLAAFRLLPRMQTQTAVSASNLLAQAAEVALPKQKKSLAAKEFKHAKIAQKRQSKVQQEGKDCAQLPQDVLMHIMSFLDFQSLVSVGVICWSWNLAAGDDSLWKAQYTKIFGHQDASLKTENSCNETARRAHRRAMLDEISDKSFINWREAFKKAYTGKSSRRLISNRGYCRHCKTIVWLRCTVCSSQHPEHRSGISQIKPVQPHQVVNYLLDEFSSSDSESDSDTEGHPVSRLWAYSKATHHRS encoded by the exons ATGGCGAGCCTGCTCGAGAGATACCAGAAACTGGGAATCGGCGAGTCGCTGCCAAGAATCCACAGATACCCAATTGCCTGTAAGGAGCTGAGCTTCATCCTCAGGGGTGCTTACAAAAAATTCCCCAAGAACGTTCAGTCCCTCATCTTCCAAGACACCCTCGCCGCCTTTCGCCTCCTTCCCCG GATGCAGACACAGACTGCAGTATCAGCATCAAATTTACTCGCTCAAGCAGCAGAGGTGGCATTGCCGAAGCAAAAGAAGAGCTTGGCTGCAAAAGAATTTAAGCATGCGAAAATTGCTCAGAAGAGGCAATCAAAAGTGCAGCAGGAAGGAAAAG ATTGTGCTCAGCTGCCTCAAGATGTTCTTATGCACATAATGAGTTTCCTTGATTTTCAGTCTTTAGTCTCTGTGGGAGTCATCTGCTG GTCATGGAATTTAGCAGCCGGTGATGACTCTCTATGGAAGGCACAATACACGAAAATATTTGGTCATCAAGATGCAAGTTTGAAGACTGAGAATAGCTGTAATGAGACTGCCCGTCGTGCTCATCGTAGAGCCATGCTAGACGAGATTTCTGATAAATCATTTATCAATTGGAGAGAGGCCTTTAAAAAGGCATATACAG GGAAATCCTCGAGAAGACTAATATCAAACAGGGGATATTGTAGACACTGCAAAACAATTGTTTGGCTCAGGTGCACCGTTTGCTCGAGTCAACACCCAGAACATAGATCTGGCATTAGTCAAATCAAGCCTGTGCAACCCCACCAG GTTGTAAACTATTTATTGGATGAGTTTTCGTCTTCGGATAGTGAGAGTGATAGTGATACAGAGGGGCATCCCGTTTCAAGGTTATGGGCCTATAGCAAGGCCACTCATCACAGATCCTAA
- the LOC116195316 gene encoding reticulon-like protein B4 has product MADHAGEAEPSLMEKVSEMIHNHDGSSSSDSDDDKPSAVDTMKSKVYRLFGREKPVHKVLGGGKPADIFLWRDKKISGTVIGAATAIWILFELLEYHLIALVCHIAIVALAVLFVWSNATNFIHKSAPHIPDVVIPEKCVLEVVSALRFEINRGLAILREIASGRNVKQFLAVVVGLWVVSVVGSWFNFVTLFYIIFVLLHTVPVLYEKFEDQVDAFGEKAMIEIKKQYAVFDEKVLSKIPKGPLKDKKKD; this is encoded by the exons ATGGCGGATCACGCCGGTGAGGCCGAGCCGTCTCTCATGGAGAAGGTCTCCGAGATGATCCATAACCACGACGGTTCTTCTTCGTCTGACTCTGACGATGATAAGCCCTCCGCTGTCGATACCATGAAATCGAAAGTCTACAGGCTCTTCGGTCGTGAAAAGCCCGTCCACAAGGTCCTCGGCGGCGGCAAAC CTGCTGATATTTTTCTCTGGAGGGACAAGAAAATTTCAGGAACTGTGATTGGTGCTGCCACTGCAATATGGATTCTCTTTGAGCTGCTGGAGTACCATTTGATTGCTCTTGTTTGCCACATAGCAATTGTTGCACTCGCTGTTCTTTTCGTGTGGTCTAATGCAACGAACTTTATCCACAA GTCCGCACCCCACATTCCGGATGTTGTAATTCCTGAGAAATGTGTGCTGGAAGTGGTCTCTGCGCTAAGATTTGAAATTAATAGGGGGTTAGCTATCTTGAGGGAGATAGCTTCCGGAAGAAATGTGAAGCAGTTTCTTGCT GTTGTTGTGGGCTTGTGGGTCGTATCTGTTGTGGGGAGCTGGTTCAACTTTGTTACCTTGTTCTACATAA TTTTTGTCTTGCTGCACACTGTGCCGGTGTTGTACGAGAAATTCGAGGACCAGGTTGATGCCTTCGGTGAGAAGGCAATGATTGAGATCAAGAAGCAGTATGCAGTCTTTGACGAGAAGGTCTTGAGTAAAATACCAAAAGGACCGTTGAAAGACAAGAAGAAAGATTAG
- the LOC116197813 gene encoding probable membrane-associated kinase regulator 5, translating to MEALSSQRLRRPITSFSSESPRDTRRKEPEEDEEGEEDSFFELELTVPDFDPKIYSPPTPNDKRNTTQSNDKPKGPAFASSGALQGKQSIEKTQVDPKFNFSQSKRKILPIESSFPRPQSPASLLKSAPKFRVFMFRKSKSVSAHSAEKTEGTELRHRGRNFFTLRFKLKEIEPAFSRDSSLRRNRPASCSDSPLLGESNSKRFSREVIHKYLRLVKPLYVKVSRRQTSGAGELSPAGTENRELHGKAPAGFRVVACRHLGKSKSASASATGIMSPARRDDSLLQQHDGIESAILHCKRSFSSSRELSPLSRSSSAHEKSQPLDSARSSSDRTSIS from the exons ATGGAAGCTCTCAGTTCCCAAAGGCTGCGGCGACCCATCACCTCCTTCTCAAGCGAAAGCCCCCGTGATACCAGGAGAAAAGAGCCAGAGGAAGatgaggaaggagaagaagactcATTCTTCGAGTTGGAGCTCACTGTTCCTGATTTTGACCCCAAAATCTACAGTCCCCCCACCCCCAATGATAAAAGAAACACAACCCAGTCCAATGACAAGCCCAAAGGTCCCGCATTTGCGAGCTCCGGCGCCCTCCAAGGAAAACAGAGCATCGAGAAGACACAGGTTGACCCCAAGTTCAACTTTTCACAGTCCAAGAGGAAGATCCTCCCGATCGAATCCTCCTTTCCCAGGCCCCAGTCCCCGGCTTCCCTGTTGAAATCCGCTCCGAAATTTCGGGTCTTCATGTTCAGGAAGTCGAAGTCAGTGTCGGCCCACAGCGCAGAGAAAACAGAGGGGACAGAGCTGAGACACAGAGGGAGGAATTTCTTCACCCTGAGGTTCAAGCTGAAGGAGATCGAGCCGGCCTTCTCGAGGGATTCCAGTCTGAGGAGGAACCGGCCTGCTTCTTGCTCCGACAGTCCCTTGCTGGGCGAGTCGAACTCGAAGCGGTTCTCGAGGGAGGTGATTCATAAGTACTTGAGGCTCGTCAAGCCTCTGTACGTCAAGGTCTCGAGGAGGCAAACCAGCGGAGCGGGAGAGCTCTCGCCGGCGGGCACGGAGAACCGGGAGCTGCATGGGAAGGCGCCAGCGGGGTTCCGGGTGGTGGCATGCAGGCACCTGGGGAAGAGCAAGTCGGCTTCGGCATCGGCGACGGGTATCATGTCGCCGGCGAGGAGGGACGATTCCCTGTTGCAGCAGCACGATGGGATCGAGAGCGCCATTTTGCATTGCAAGAGATCTTTCAGTTCTTCCAGAG AGCTTTCTCCTCTGTCGCGATCTTCAAGCGCCCATGAGAAATCACAGCCACTTGATTCAGCAAGAAGTTCAAGCGACCGGACATCTATCTCCTGA
- the LOC116197588 gene encoding trafficking protein particle complex subunit 1 — protein sequence MQFFGGSDISPSPPAPTASGHNAHMMYMFNRNGVCLFYREWNRPLRTLNPQQDHKLMFGLLFSLKSLTAKMDPTSAEKGNLGVPQLPGQGCSFHSFRTNTYKLSFMESPSGIKIILVTHPRTGDLREALKYIYNLYVEYVAKNPVYAPGTPIKCELFNTNLDQYVRSIS from the exons ATGCAGTTCTTCGGAGGCTCCGACATCAGTCCTTCGCCGCCCGCTCCGACGGCGTCGGGGCACAATGCGCATATGATGTACATGTTCAATAGGAACGGAGTTTGTTTGTTCTACAGGGAGTGGAACCGCCCCCTCCGAACCCTAAATCCGCAGCAGGATCACAAGCTGATGTTCGGTCTGCTTTTCTCTCTCAAATCCTTGACTGCCAAGATGGATCCCACAAG TGCAGAGAAAGGAAATCTTGGGGTGCCTCAGTTACCTGGCCAAGGTTGTTCATTTCACAGCTTTCGTACTAACACATACAAACTAAGTTTTATGGAAAGTCCCTCCGGAATAAAG ATAATCTTGGTCACTCATCCAAGGACAGGTGATCTACGGGAAGCCTTGAAGTACATCTACAACTTGTACGTTGAATACGTCGCCAAGAACCCAGTCTATGCTCCAGGAACCCCAATCAA GTGTGAGCTATTCAATACAAATCTTGACCAGTATGTAAGAAGCATTTCATGA
- the LOC116196017 gene encoding protein SAR DEFICIENT 4 encodes MASAPRSAVATSPMFVPADSLHSLLTHETLIEHFRSSLPTVTPSISTPIRQSYAVSPDASLLLMPSWSSHPSLPYIGVKLVTYFPDNSHRDLPGIHANYVLFSSATGQTLATMDGTVLTLYRTSSVSGLASSILSRNDSEVMVMVGAGALAPHLIQAHLAARPRLKRVIIWNRRIDKAISLAEKMRGEGRFEGVSFESGGYLEEIVPLADIVSCATNAEEPLVMGRWLKPGAHLDLVGSFKPTMRECDDEAVRRAADMGCLFVDNRVAMEEAGELAGAVERGVIGEEEIVGDLVELVKGEKVGRRSPEEITVFKSVGSGVVDILTAQLVYDMGLKHVPQPCS; translated from the exons ATGGCTTCCGCTCCGAGGAGTGCCGTCGCCACATCCCCGATGTTCGTCCCCGCCGATTCACTCCACTCCCTCCTGACCCACGAGACCCTCATCGAGCATTTTCGGTCCTCTCTCCCCACCGTCACGCCCTCAATCAGCACCCCCATCCGACAGAGCTACGCCGTCTCGCCGGACGCCTCTCTTCTCCTCATGCCATCCTGGTCCTCCCACCCTTCTCTGCCTTACATCGGCGTCAAGCTCGTCACTTACTTCCCCGACAACTCCCACCGCGACCTCCCCGGGATCCACGCGAACTACGTCCTCTTCAGCTCCGCCACGGGCCAAACCCTGGCCACCATGGACGGCACCGTTCTGACCCTCTATCGGACCTCCAGCGTCTCCGGCCTGGCTTCGAGTATTCTCTCTCGAAACGACAGCGAAGTG ATGGTCATGGTTGGGGCAGGCGCATTGGCGCCGCACCTTATCCAGGCCCACCTGGCAGCCCGGCCCCGGCTGAAGAGGGTTATCATTTGGAACCGCAGGATTGACAAGGCAATCTCACTGGCCGAGAAGATGAGGGGAGAGGGGCGGTTTGAAGGGGTGAGTTTTGAGAGTGGCGGGTACCTCGAGGAGATCGTGCCGCTGGCCGACATTGTGAGCTGTGCGACCAATGCAGAGGAGCCGCTCGTGATGGGGCGGTGGCTGAAGCCAGGGGCACACCTCGACCTTGTGGGCTCATTCAAGCCCACGATGAGGGAGTGCGATGATGAGGCTGTACGGCGTGCCGCCGACATGGGGTGCCTGTTCGTGGACAATAGAGTGGCGATGGAGGAGGCGGGGGAGCTGGCAGGAGCGGTGGAGAGAGGAGTGATTGGGGAAGAGGAGATTGTTGGGGATCTGGTTGAGTTGGTGAAAGGAGAGAAGGTTGGGAGAAGGAGTCCGGAAGAGATTACGGTGTTTAAGTCGGTTGGGTCGGGGGTTGTAGATATTCTGACCGCACAATTAGTATACGATATGGGCCTAAAACATGTACCTCAACCATGCTCATAG